In the Endozoicomonas sp. SCSIO W0465 genome, CATCATACCGATGCCATCGTGACGGAAGACTTTACCCGTGCCCGCCGTTTTATGCGGGAAGTGGATTCAAGTTCTGTTATGGTGAATGCCTCTACCCGCTTTGCGGATGGGTTTGAATATGGGCTGGGCGCTGAAATTGGTATCTCTACCGACAAGATCCATGCAAGGGGCCCTGTCGGCCTTGAAGGACTGACTTCGCAAAAATATGTGGTGCTGGGGGATGGCCATATTCGCCAGTGATATCGTTTTTCTAGTGGATTTCCGCCTTTGGCACCTATCGGGCATTGACATCTATGGTTAATGCTGAGAGCCTACCCGGTTTAAATGGCCTGATTCGGTTTAGAAACCCTGTTCTGCCGGGCCGTCAATACGAGGTTAATTTTGCAGTCTATGCATTCTGATGAGTTAAAACAGCTTGTTGTAGAAGCTATTGAAGAAGTAAAAGGTAATGAAATCACCTGTTTGAATGTTACGGGTCAGACCAGTGTTACTGATTATATGGTGATTGCCTGTGGTACCTCTAACCGTCATGTGAAGTCGCTGGCTGATCATGTTATTGAGCAGTGTAAGAAAAATGGTGTTCGGCCTCTGGGGGTTGAAGGTCAGGACAAGGCCGAGTGGGTTCTGGTGGATCTTGGTGATGTCGTTGTACACCTGATGCTTCCTGCTACCCGGCAATTCTATGACCTGGAAAGACTTTGGGACAGCGCTGACCTGGTTGCCGCCGAGCCATCCTGATGCGAATTCGGTTGATATCGGTTAGCTCGAAAATGCCTGGCTGGGTTGAAGAGGGTTATAAAGAATACAGTCGTCGCCTTGGTGCAGACGTGAAACTGGAGCTTGTTGAGATTCCTCTTGGCAAGCGCAGTAAAGGTTCTGATATAAACCGCCTTCAGGAAAAAGAAGCTGGTCAGATGCTTGCCGCATTAGGTTCAGGCGACCTGGTTGTCACCATGGAAATTATGGGAAAGGCCTGGAGCACAGAGCAACTGGCGGACAATATGGGGGAGTGGCTTCATAGTGGCCGGAATGTCAGTTTGTTGGTCGGCGGGCCGGAAGGGCTGCATTCATCATGCCTGGCAAGGGCTGATCTTCGCTGGTCACTGTCGCCATTAACACTTCCTCACCCGCTGGTCCGGGTGGTGGTGGCGGAGCAGATATACAGAGCCTGGAGCATTCTGCACCATCATCCTTACCATAAGTAAAACTGATGACTGAGATATAACATGCCGCAGGATACCTTAAAGGACCATGGGGCAGAAAAAAGACTGGTAAATATCCGGATTTGGGTTGCCATTGGCTTTATGGTAATCCTTGGTGTGGGACTGGTTTCCCGCCTCTTCTATCTTCAGGTCGTTCGCTACAATGAGCTGTCGACGCAATCGGATGAGAACCGTGTTCTGGTTCAACCAATTCCGCCTACCCGTGGCCTGATCTACGATACCAATGGCCAGCTCCTTGCCGTTAACAAACCCAGTCATATCTTGTCGATTGTTCGCGAGCAGACA is a window encoding:
- the rlmH gene encoding 23S rRNA (pseudouridine(1915)-N(3))-methyltransferase RlmH; this translates as MRIRLISVSSKMPGWVEEGYKEYSRRLGADVKLELVEIPLGKRSKGSDINRLQEKEAGQMLAALGSGDLVVTMEIMGKAWSTEQLADNMGEWLHSGRNVSLLVGGPEGLHSSCLARADLRWSLSPLTLPHPLVRVVVAEQIYRAWSILHHHPYHK
- the rsfS gene encoding ribosome silencing factor — encoded protein: MHSDELKQLVVEAIEEVKGNEITCLNVTGQTSVTDYMVIACGTSNRHVKSLADHVIEQCKKNGVRPLGVEGQDKAEWVLVDLGDVVVHLMLPATRQFYDLERLWDSADLVAAEPS